Within the Actinomycetota bacterium genome, the region GTAGTTGAGAGTCAGCCCGGAGTCCACGATGTCCTCCACGAGCAGGACGTGGCGACCCTCGATGTCGATGTCGAGGTCCTTGAGGATCCGCACCACCCCGGAGGTCCGGGTCGACGCCCCGTACGACGAGACCGCCATGAAATCGATGCTGACCGGGACGCTCAGATGCCGGGCCAGGTCGGCGATCAGGACGAACGCCCCCTTGAGGATGCCGACCAGGAGGACGTCCCGACCGGCGTAGTCCCGGTCGATCTCCGCGGCGAGCTCGCCGAGCTTGTCGCGGATCGCCTCGCCGGTGATCAGCACCTCGTCGAGGTCGGCGGCCAGGTCGGCGGAGAGATCGAACTCCGTGCGGGCGAGCACGTCGGCCAGCGACTCCCGGGGCATGGTCGACAAGGCTACACCCGGTTCCTCAGACCTCCACCGCCAGCTCGACGGCCGGGGCTTCGCGGCCGGCGGCCGCGGCCGCCGCGTCGGCGACCACGCCGGGCACCCACAGGATCGTCCCGTCGCCTGCGACCACCACCGGCAGGAGGTCGCGCACCGCGCGGGGGACGCCGGCATCGACCAACAGGTCCTGGAGCTTGCGGGTCCCCGCAGCGGTCGTGACCCGGTCGCCGGGTCGACGACCGCGGACGATCAGCGCGCGGTCGGTGACCGCGGCCGGCAGCACCAGGTGCGCGAGCGCGGGGTCGCCGCCGGGTGGGATCGCCGACGGTGCGACGTCGCGCGACGGGGGCCTCCACGGCACATCCAGAGCGAGGGGCAGCTGACCACCGGGGCCGGTCCCCGC harbors:
- the hpt gene encoding hypoxanthine phosphoribosyltransferase, which encodes MPRESLADVLARTEFDLSADLAADLDEVLITGEAIRDKLGELAAEIDRDYAGRDVLLVGILKGAFVLIADLARHLSVPVSIDFMAVSSYGASTRTSGVVRILKDLDIDIEGRHVLLVEDIVDSGLTLNYLLRNLRSRQPASLEVLALLTKPGQRRIDLPIRYRGFEVPDVFVVGYGLDYEERFRNLPFVATLRSE